The Oryzihumus leptocrescens sequence CGTTGCGGGCGGCGGCGAACGAGGTGCCCAGCTCTGCCCGGACCGCCTCGGAGACGTCGGTGCGCGCCGGGTTGAGGATGGTCTGCTCCTCCTCGCCGATGTGGTGCATCAGTGCCTTCTGCAGCTCCTCGACCGCGTCGTCGAACTTCTGGGTGTCGGTGGCCTTGCACTCCAGGAGCGCCAGCAGCTTCTCGTTGCCCTCGGCGTGCTCGTGCTCACCGTGCTCGGCCTCGTGGGTGCCGATCGCGTCCTTGCGCACCAGCTTGGGGTAGACCTCCTGCTCCTCGGCCTCGCCGTGGGCGATGAGCACGTCGGCGAGGGCCTGACGGGCGGCCTCGCGGTCGGCGGTGGCGTCGCGCAGCTGGCGCAGCAGGTCCTCGAACAGCCGGTGGTCCTCGAGGATGAGCTCGACGACGTCGCCGGCCGTGGGTCGGGGAAGGTAGAGGTTCGTCATGGGGCCAGCATTACCCAGCGCCCGCCGCAGGCAAGCGCGTGGCACGCGGCAACCGGATCAGGCGACCTCGGGCTCGCCGGCGAAGTCGGCGAACCACATCTTCGTCTCGCCGTAGCGGCGCTCCCCCGCCGCGTCCAGCCCGGCGGGCCAGCGCGGCTCGGGCGAGCGGGAGGAGCGCTCGACGACGACCAGCGCGTCGGGACCGAGCCAGTTGTGGGTGACCAGCAGCTGCAGGACGTCGGCGAGCGCGTCCTCGGTGACGTCGTAGGGCGGGTCGGCGAGCACCAGGTCGTAGCGCCCGGCCCCGGCGGGCGGGCCACCGAGCAGGGCCCGCTCGACGGTGTCGACCCGCACGGTGACCCCGGGCAGGCCGAGGTCGGCGGCGTTGCGCCTGGCCACGGCCCCGGCGCCGCGCGCGGACTCGACCAGCAGCACGCTGGCCGCACCACGGCTCGCAGCCTCGAGCCCGAGGGCTCCGGACCCGGCATACAGGTCGAGCACGTGCGCCCCGTGGAGCACGTCGAGGTGCTCCAGCCGGGAGAACAGCGCCTCGCGGACGCGGTCGCTGGTGGGCCGGGTGCCGCTGCCCGGCGGGGTCTGGATGCGCCGGCCCCCGGCGCGGCCGCTGATGATGCGTGTCACTCGGGGGTCATCCTCGTTCCAGGTAGGCGGCCTGCTCCTCGTCCAGCGCGGCGGCGATGCGCTGGCGCAGGAGCGGGTGCCGCTCGAGCTGCGGGTCGTCGGTCACCAGGGCCAGGGCATCCTCCCGGGCCTGCAGGATCAGGTCCTCGTCGCGCAGCAGGCTCAGGTGGCGCAGGCCACCGCGGCTGCCGCTCTGCCGGGCGCCGAGGACGTCGCCCTCGCGCCGCTGGGTCAGGTCGAGGCGGGCCAGGCTGAAGCCGTCGGTGGTCTCGGCGACAGCGGTCAGCCGCTCCAGTGCCACCTCGGACTCCGACTCGGTCATGAGCAGGCACAGGCCGGGGGCGCTGCCACGTCCCACGCGACCGCGCAGCTGGTGCAGCTGGGAGACCCCGAACCGCTCGGCGTCCATGACCACCATGACGGTCGCGTTGGGCACGTCGACGCCGACCTCGATGACGGTGGTGGAGACCAGCACGTCGATCTTGCCGGCGGCGAAGTCACGCATCACCGCGTCCTTGTCCTCGGGGGCGAGCCGGCCGTGCAGCACGCCGACCGCGAGGCCTTCGAGCGCCGGCTCGTCCTCGAGCTCGGCGGCGACGGTGTGGACGCTGTGCAGCTCGCGTGCGCCGGCGCCCTCCCCGAGGTCGGACAGGTCCAGCGCCTCCCCGTCGTCGTCGACGGTCGTCGCGCCGGCCTCCGCGGCGTCGCCGATGCGGGGGCACACGACATAGGCCTGGTGCCCCTTGCGTGCCTCCTCGGCCACCCGCTGCCAGGTCCGCTGGACCCAGCGGGGGTTGGTGCCCGGGACCACGTGCGAGGCGATGGGCGAGCGCCCGCGGGGCAGCTCGGTCAGGGTCGAGGTCTCCATGTCGCCGAACACGGTCATGGCCACCGTGCGTGGGATCGGGGTGGCGGTCATGACCAGCACGTGGGGCGGCTGGGTGCCCTTGCTGCGCAGGGCGTCGCGCTGCTCCACCCCGAAGCGGTGCTGCTCGTCGACCACGACCAGACCGAGGTCGAAGAAGCTGACGTGCTCCTGGATGAGGGCGTGGGTGCCGACGACGATGCCCGCCTCGCCGCTGGCGGCCTCCAGCAGCGCCTTGCGCCGGGCCGCGGTCGACTGGCTGCCGGTGAGCAGGGTGACCCGGGTGCCGAGCTCGCTGCCGCCGAGCAGACCACCCTCGGCCAGGTCGCCGAGCATCGCCGTCATCGAGCGGTGGTGCTGGGCGGCGAGCACCTCGGTGGGAGCGAGCAGCGCCGCCTGGCCGCCGGAGTCGATGACCGAGAGCATCGCCCGCAGGGCCACGACGGTCTTGCCCGAGCCGACCTCGCCCTGCAGCAGCCGGTGCATCGGGTGGCTCTGGGCCAGGTCGGCGGCGATGGTCTCGGACACAGCCCGCTGCCCGTCGGTGAGCTCGAACGGCAGCCGGGCGTCGAACGCCTCGAGCAGCCCGCCCGGCCGGGCCAGGCGCGGTGTCGTGCGCAGGTCCTCGTTGGCCAGCCGACGCTGGGCCAGGACGGCCTGCACCGTGAACGCCTCGTCGTAGCGCAGCCGGTGCCGGGCGTGCTCGACCTGCTGCAGGTTCTCCGGCCGGTGCAGGTGCTCGTACATCTCCCGCAGCCCGGGCAGGCCTCGCCGCTCACGGACCTCCGCGGGGAGGTGGTCGGGCAGCGACTCCAGCGAGTCGAGGACCACCTCGCCGACGGTGCGGACCTTCCACGGCGGCATCGACCGGCCCGCCGGCAGGTAGATCGGCACCAGTCGCCCGGTGTAGCGGCTGACCGCCTCCTGGGACTCCTCCTCGGCGAAGAGCTGGTAGTCGGGGTGGGTCAGCTGCCAGCTGCCGCGGAAGGCCTTGACCGTGCCGGCGAACAGGCCGTGCACCCCCTGGACCAGCCGGTGCTCGTGGCCGCGGGCGTTGAAGAAGGTCACCTCGACGTCGGTGCGCCCGTCGGTGATGACCGCGGTCAGCATCCGCTGGCGGGGCCGGCTGGGCAGCGGCCGCGTGGTCACCTGGCGGACCCGCGCGACGACGACGACCTCGTCACCCTCGGCGAGCTCGCCGAGGTCGGTCAGCTCCCCCGGCTGGACGTAGCGCCGGGGCAGGAACTCCAGGAAGTCCCCGACGGTGTGCACGTCGCGGTTCTTGGCCAGCGGCCCGGCCGAGCCGGGAGCGACCACCTTGGCCAGCGGGGTGGAGAGGTCGACCACCGCTCACTCCACCCCGAGCAGCAGCGGGTATGCCGGCTGGCCGCCGGCGAGGACCGTCACCTCGAGGTCGCGGCGCCGGATGCGGGCCGCGGCGGCAACACTGTCGCCGAGGTCGGCGGGGGCCTGCTCCCCGGTGACGACGGTGAGCAGCTCGCCGCCACTGCCCAGCAGGCGCTCGACCACGTCACCGGCGACGGCGCCGAGGTCGTCACCGATCGCCACGACGTCGCCGTCGACCACGCCGAGCACGTCGCCGGCGTGGCACCAGCCGGCGCTGGTCAGCGCCTCCCGGTCGGCCACGGTGACCGCGCCCTGGCGGGTCGAGGCGGCGGCGCTGGTCATGGCGAGCAGGTTGTCGCGGACGCCGGCGCCGGCGTCGAAGACCGCCAGGGCGGCGATGCCCTGGACCGCGGCCCGGGAGCGGACCACGTGCACCTCGACCCCCTCGTCCGCGGCGGCGCGGGCGGCGGCCTCCGCGGCGAGGTAGGTGTCGGCGTCGTTGGGCAGCACGAGGACGGCCATGGCGTGGGCCTCGCGGATGGCCTCGAGGATCTGGCCGGTGGACGCCCGGCGGCCCGGGCCGCTGGCCACGACCTCGGCTCCCGCAGCGCGGAACACGTCGGCCAGGCCGGGTCCGGCAGAGCAGGCGACGACGGCGAGCGTGCTGGCCGGCTCCTGCCGGCGTCCGGCCTCGGCCTCGCTCAGCCGGGTGACGCGGATGCGGTGCGGGCGGCCGACCTCGACCCCGGCCTCGATCGCCGCACCGGCGTCGTCGACGTGGGCGTGGACGTTCCACAGGTCGTGGCTGCCGACGACGAGCACGGAGTCGCCGAGGGCGTCGAGCCGGTCACGCAGCCCGGCCACGGCCTCCTCGTCGGCGTCGGCGAGGAGGTACATCACCTCGTAGGCCGGTCCGCCGGCGCGCTCCTCCGGCTCGACCGCGTGCGAGGGCGGGGCCCACTCGGGCCGGGCCGGCACCAGGTCCTCCAACGGGTGCGGGGCCGGGTCGGCGCCACCGGAGACCACGCGCTCGAGGGCCTCCAGGAGCAGGACGTAGCCCGCGCCGCCGGCGTCGACCACCCCGGCGCGCTCGAGGGCCGGCAGCTGCGCGGTGGTCGCGGCCAGCGCCTCACGGGCCGCGGCCAGCGCGGCAGTCACCACGGCATACAGCTCGGAGCCGGACTTCAGGGCGACCTCGGCGGCGGCCGCGGC is a genomic window containing:
- a CDS encoding hemerythrin domain-containing protein; the protein is MTNLYLPRPTAGDVVELILEDHRLFEDLLRQLRDATADREAARQALADVLIAHGEAEEQEVYPKLVRKDAIGTHEAEHGEHEHAEGNEKLLALLECKATDTQKFDDAVEELQKALMHHIGEEEQTILNPARTDVSEAVRAELGTSFAAARNALLDEGPGSVANVRRIVQEAAAEGKLEDDEDE
- the rsmD gene encoding 16S rRNA (guanine(966)-N(2))-methyltransferase RsmD — encoded protein: MTRIISGRAGGRRIQTPPGSGTRPTSDRVREALFSRLEHLDVLHGAHVLDLYAGSGALGLEAASRGAASVLLVESARGAGAVARRNAADLGLPGVTVRVDTVERALLGGPPAGAGRYDLVLADPPYDVTEDALADVLQLLVTHNWLGPDALVVVERSSRSPEPRWPAGLDAAGERRYGETKMWFADFAGEPEVA
- a CDS encoding ATP-dependent DNA helicase RecG, which codes for MVDLSTPLAKVVAPGSAGPLAKNRDVHTVGDFLEFLPRRYVQPGELTDLGELAEGDEVVVVARVRQVTTRPLPSRPRQRMLTAVITDGRTDVEVTFFNARGHEHRLVQGVHGLFAGTVKAFRGSWQLTHPDYQLFAEEESQEAVSRYTGRLVPIYLPAGRSMPPWKVRTVGEVVLDSLESLPDHLPAEVRERRGLPGLREMYEHLHRPENLQQVEHARHRLRYDEAFTVQAVLAQRRLANEDLRTTPRLARPGGLLEAFDARLPFELTDGQRAVSETIAADLAQSHPMHRLLQGEVGSGKTVVALRAMLSVIDSGGQAALLAPTEVLAAQHHRSMTAMLGDLAEGGLLGGSELGTRVTLLTGSQSTAARRKALLEAASGEAGIVVGTHALIQEHVSFFDLGLVVVDEQHRFGVEQRDALRSKGTQPPHVLVMTATPIPRTVAMTVFGDMETSTLTELPRGRSPIASHVVPGTNPRWVQRTWQRVAEEARKGHQAYVVCPRIGDAAEAGATTVDDDGEALDLSDLGEGAGARELHSVHTVAAELEDEPALEGLAVGVLHGRLAPEDKDAVMRDFAAGKIDVLVSTTVIEVGVDVPNATVMVVMDAERFGVSQLHQLRGRVGRGSAPGLCLLMTESESEVALERLTAVAETTDGFSLARLDLTQRREGDVLGARQSGSRGGLRHLSLLRDEDLILQAREDALALVTDDPQLERHPLLRQRIAAALDEEQAAYLERG
- a CDS encoding DAK2 domain-containing protein, with the translated sequence MGEGGPGPQGRLARIDAVAARRWAVTARAALAARRSEIDALNVFPVPDGDTGTNLYLTLDTALDAARAEAASSGSDSLADAAAALARTTLLAARGNSGVIFSQMVRGISEVVARVAEEPCGLGPEELTEALRRASELAYASVTRPVEGTILSVGDAAAAAAEVALKSGSELYAVVTAALAAAREALAATTAQLPALERAGVVDAGGAGYVLLLEALERVVSGGADPAPHPLEDLVPARPEWAPPSHAVEPEERAGGPAYEVMYLLADADEEAVAGLRDRLDALGDSVLVVGSHDLWNVHAHVDDAGAAIEAGVEVGRPHRIRVTRLSEAEAGRRQEPASTLAVVACSAGPGLADVFRAAGAEVVASGPGRRASTGQILEAIREAHAMAVLVLPNDADTYLAAEAAARAAADEGVEVHVVRSRAAVQGIAALAVFDAGAGVRDNLLAMTSAAASTRQGAVTVADREALTSAGWCHAGDVLGVVDGDVVAIGDDLGAVAGDVVERLLGSGGELLTVVTGEQAPADLGDSVAAAARIRRRDLEVTVLAGGQPAYPLLLGVE